The proteins below are encoded in one region of Myxococcales bacterium:
- the lpdA gene encoding dihydrolipoyl dehydrogenase has product MATKKYDAIVIGGGPGGYVAAIRLAQLKQKTLVVEKQTMGGVCLNWGCIPSKALIAASHLVEQIKHADAIGIAAKDVSVDVKKLQSWKDGIVTKLTGGVRSLVKGNGADIVMGTATLTSKNTIEVVDKDGKKESYEASKGIVIATGATPIQIPGFNIDGKTVITAEEAVSLQECPKTMVLIGGGVIGLELGMVYQKLGAKVIVVEMTKQLLPGIDPDLVKVVERRFTKAGGEVLYGAKAKACEVKGDKATVTVEIDGKDKKLDAADKVLVAVGFKPNSSNLGLDKAGVKTDERGHIKVNNRIETNVPGVFAIGDVSGPPYLAHKASKEGEIVAEVIAGHKSVRDWRAMPAAVFTDPEIATVGISEEQAKAQSKKVKIGKFPFSVSGRAMAVRETEGFIKVISDAASGEVLGVGIVGPEASDLISEGALALEMCAYAEDVALTVHPHPTLGEGMMEAFKHAVGEAVHVMNK; this is encoded by the coding sequence ATGGCAACTAAGAAGTACGATGCAATTGTAATTGGTGGCGGCCCAGGTGGTTACGTGGCGGCAATTCGCCTTGCTCAACTCAAACAAAAGACCCTCGTTGTGGAAAAGCAAACCATGGGCGGCGTGTGTTTGAACTGGGGCTGCATTCCTTCCAAAGCCCTGATTGCCGCATCGCATCTTGTCGAGCAGATCAAACACGCCGATGCGATTGGCATTGCCGCCAAGGACGTGTCGGTGGATGTGAAGAAACTGCAAAGCTGGAAAGACGGCATCGTGACCAAGCTCACCGGTGGCGTCCGAAGTTTGGTCAAGGGCAATGGCGCCGATATCGTAATGGGCACTGCAACGCTTACAAGCAAAAACACCATTGAAGTCGTTGACAAGGACGGCAAAAAAGAAAGCTACGAAGCAAGCAAGGGCATTGTGATTGCTACGGGCGCAACGCCGATCCAAATCCCGGGTTTTAACATCGATGGTAAAACAGTCATCACCGCCGAAGAAGCCGTCTCGCTTCAAGAATGCCCCAAGACCATGGTGCTCATTGGTGGCGGCGTCATTGGCCTTGAGCTTGGCATGGTCTACCAGAAGCTTGGCGCCAAAGTGATTGTGGTCGAAATGACCAAGCAGCTTTTGCCTGGCATCGATCCGGACCTTGTTAAGGTGGTCGAGCGTCGCTTCACAAAAGCCGGCGGCGAAGTGCTCTACGGAGCCAAAGCCAAAGCTTGCGAAGTTAAAGGCGACAAGGCCACCGTGACCGTGGAGATTGATGGCAAAGATAAGAAACTTGATGCTGCCGATAAAGTTTTAGTTGCCGTGGGTTTCAAACCCAATTCATCAAACCTTGGTCTCGATAAAGCCGGAGTCAAAACCGATGAGCGAGGCCATATCAAGGTTAACAATCGGATTGAGACCAATGTGCCTGGCGTTTTTGCCATTGGTGATGTGAGCGGGCCACCGTATCTTGCTCACAAGGCTTCAAAAGAAGGCGAGATTGTGGCCGAGGTCATTGCGGGACACAAATCCGTGCGCGATTGGCGGGCCATGCCTGCTGCGGTCTTTACGGATCCAGAAATCGCAACGGTCGGGATCAGCGAAGAGCAAGCCAAAGCGCAAAGTAAAAAAGTCAAAATCGGTAAGTTTCCCTTCTCGGTTTCAGGCCGCGCGATGGCTGTGCGTGAGACGGAGGGCTTTATCAAAGTCATTTCCGATGCCGCAAGTGGCGAAGTCCTTGGCGTTGGTATTGTTGGCCCTGAAGCTAGCGATTTGATCAGCGAAGGGGCGCTTGCGCTCGAGATGTGCGCCTATGCAGAAGACGTAGCGCTTACTGTGCATCCACATCCGACCCTGGGTGAGGGCATGATGGAAGCCTTTAAGCATGCTGTAGGCGAAGCTGTTCATGTCATGAACAAATGA
- a CDS encoding SH3 domain-containing protein has protein sequence MAFAYILRTTTKSMGDPVRHLFRFYFVTSVLILTSSACGVQVESKIGTGTNAQEVDECDNGTMLVLPKEGVNLRQRPIIDSPSLGVLEQGTAVTVQAIDSVERDWWLWWPVVVSSSGDASTSIQGWIAEKTVEGASYVIGSWNSSEFLVSAEQANVRVWPGTDQEIIAQVNAGDRLQLDYSPLWVLQHGHVWRYVASNDDAGWILQDSGDLDPEQNNLGCSLLSDTLSDASIAPDAATDAGVATDASAAPL, from the coding sequence ATGGCATTTGCATACATTCTGCGCACGACAACGAAAAGCATGGGGGATCCGGTGAGACATTTATTTCGCTTCTATTTTGTAACAAGTGTTTTGATTTTGACGAGCAGCGCGTGCGGTGTGCAAGTTGAAAGCAAAATTGGGACAGGTACGAACGCCCAGGAAGTGGATGAATGTGATAACGGCACGATGCTGGTCCTTCCTAAAGAAGGAGTGAACTTGCGTCAGCGTCCTATCATCGACAGTCCATCGCTAGGTGTACTCGAACAGGGTACCGCTGTCACTGTGCAAGCCATTGACTCCGTCGAGCGAGACTGGTGGCTTTGGTGGCCTGTCGTTGTTTCGAGTTCAGGTGATGCATCAACGTCAATACAGGGCTGGATTGCCGAAAAGACAGTTGAAGGAGCAAGTTATGTCATTGGTTCTTGGAATTCGTCCGAATTTTTGGTGAGCGCTGAGCAAGCGAACGTTCGCGTGTGGCCCGGGACCGACCAAGAGATCATCGCACAAGTGAACGCTGGCGATCGATTGCAGCTTGACTATAGCCCTCTATGGGTTTTGCAACACGGTCATGTCTGGCGATATGTCGCATCAAATGACGACGCGGGTTGGATCTTGCAGGACTCTGGTGATCTTGATCCAGAGCAAAACAATCTTGGCTGTTCACTACTATCAGACACATTGTCGGACGCGAGCATTGCCCCTGACGCTGCCACAGACGCTGGCGTTGCCACAGACGCGAGCGCTGCTCCACTATAG
- a CDS encoding histidinol phosphate phosphatase: protein MASHPTQAFDLDRIGGRKAFAELIDEVLACGEDALGLYRAGAAKRTQKKPDRSPVTEADKAIEERRRAFLSRKFPQAGFLGEESGSAKGSGQELRFVLDPIDGTRAFIRGIPTWSILLGLEYQGDAVLGVAYQPATGDLFTAVTGDGAYGNGRPMHVSNNASLEDALIAHGALAQFTESGFTDWMKRLAECSYSQRGMHDFEGYRNMLLGSADAMVDPGVMPWDVCAPAVLIREAGGSITGLHGQSSIYEGGVIASNGHLHNALIKALSA from the coding sequence ATGGCCTCACATCCAACACAGGCCTTTGATCTCGATCGCATTGGCGGACGCAAAGCCTTCGCTGAGCTAATCGATGAAGTGCTAGCGTGCGGCGAAGATGCCTTAGGCCTTTACCGCGCAGGCGCAGCAAAACGCACCCAGAAAAAACCAGATCGCAGCCCAGTCACGGAAGCTGACAAAGCTATTGAAGAGCGGCGTCGTGCCTTTCTGTCGCGCAAGTTTCCTCAGGCAGGTTTTCTGGGAGAAGAGAGTGGTAGCGCAAAGGGTAGTGGGCAGGAACTGCGTTTCGTGCTCGATCCTATTGATGGCACGCGCGCCTTCATTCGCGGGATACCCACCTGGTCGATTTTGCTAGGGCTTGAATATCAGGGCGATGCGGTGCTAGGCGTTGCCTATCAGCCAGCGACCGGTGATCTTTTCACTGCAGTGACCGGCGATGGTGCTTACGGCAACGGCAGACCGATGCATGTCTCGAACAATGCATCGCTTGAGGATGCCCTGATCGCGCATGGCGCCCTGGCTCAGTTTACCGAAAGCGGCTTCACCGATTGGATGAAGCGCCTTGCCGAATGCAGTTACTCTCAGCGCGGCATGCACGATTTTGAAGGCTACCGAAACATGTTGCTTGGTAGCGCCGATGCGATGGTTGATCCCGGCGTCATGCCGTGGGACGTTTGTGCTCCAGCCGTGCTCATCCGTGAAGCAGGCGGCTCTATCACGGGCCTTCATGGACAATCTTCTATCTACGAGGGTGGTGTCATCGCTTCCAACGGCCACCTCCACAACGCACTGATAAAAGCGCTCAGCGCGTAA
- the rarD gene encoding EamA family transporter RarD, with protein MSLAAIKQSLSPRSPHDERAIGVALALLAYLSWGLLPLYWKQLQGVPSSQAVAHRIVWSAAFCLIWLTLQRRLPELVKVFFQWRTACILCATGTLLGVNWLVYIWAVNQNRVLESSLGYFMTPLMNVLLGTVVLRETLRPKQWIAVALATAGVLNFALRLNALPWIALCLALTFSTYGLVRKQTAIKPIVGLAVEMIALSPLATIFLFRVHQQGVGAFGYSSHNNLF; from the coding sequence ATGTCTTTGGCAGCGATCAAGCAGAGCCTATCACCTCGCTCCCCACACGACGAGCGCGCCATCGGAGTTGCGCTCGCTCTTCTTGCGTACTTGTCTTGGGGGCTCTTGCCTCTTTACTGGAAGCAATTGCAGGGCGTGCCTTCCTCGCAAGCTGTCGCTCACCGAATCGTGTGGTCTGCTGCTTTTTGCCTTATTTGGCTCACTCTTCAGCGTCGCCTACCGGAGTTGGTCAAAGTCTTCTTTCAATGGCGCACAGCATGCATCCTTTGCGCCACCGGAACACTACTTGGCGTCAACTGGCTGGTTTATATCTGGGCAGTCAATCAAAACCGTGTACTTGAAAGCAGTCTTGGTTATTTTATGACGCCGCTGATGAATGTGCTCTTGGGCACTGTGGTGCTGCGCGAAACTCTTCGGCCCAAACAATGGATCGCTGTGGCACTTGCAACAGCAGGCGTGCTCAACTTTGCGTTGCGCCTCAATGCGCTACCGTGGATTGCTCTATGCTTGGCACTGACCTTCAGCACCTATGGTTTGGTGCGCAAGCAAACCGCGATTAAACCCATCGTTGGATTGGCAGTCGAAATGATAGCGCTAAGTCCTCTGGCGACAATCTTTCTTTTCCGAGTGCATCAACAAGGGGTTGGCGCTTTTGGATACAGCTCGCATAATAATCTCTTTTAG
- a CDS encoding sulfatase-like hydrolase/transferase, whose translation MIARFWGAFTPGGFTGLGGWRIYDITKQTGKAARATATIGIEMILGQLAFGAVVMAASIYGISFLGFKGVLLINAFFVCLMAAGLTLLAKPQLFRFFAKLLPAALRARIATLVDAVCAYHGKFKLLMNAFLWGIGTHAFNNLVYVSAAHALGVELSVGVVFFASSLQIFATLLPASINGIGLREAAAVALYTRMGIAASQAVLIPIVGFAAEMLVSSVGGILFAMRKPSFKASIQVDDQDREEALLPPEAVDEQLPPPEPFKELWLGLSAGFWAGITVGLLEALVVTLSGAAFSPRLFAYGALVYGVFGSAMGAGVGVCMAYVDRFQKRAAVALEKRHAFFYASVVSFLVFALGAFRVRRDVFEEQLVWKSPKGLLAAMLCALAAVVLFYLLRFVWAALQRVLGKAVQSLWAVPAMVFIFALLIAALEPSMQRYVSHKENQQTVEDASQKNVLFIVVDTLRADRLPLYGYGKVKTPHLDALAKDAVLFKHAFVNASWTRPSFASILSGRLPSSHGVMAKSDALPDALTTLPEGFQSAGWSTAGFVTNYNVAPYFNFHQGFDNYQYLEPDFVLGADDAAAKLLLVQFLKQKIERFRAMRGTVETGTAYQDAGVVNKHALQWLKQKPAAPWFLFLAYMDPHDPYFEHPYNGKGYARAAHPKPQSDEADALSQLYNGEIEYWDAQFGKLIAELKQQGLYDKLTIVLTADHGEEFAEHGGFWHGTTLYDEQLHVPLLVKLPNNEKAGQSIEHWVQSIDLMPTLLSQFDIALPKGVQGGNLFEGTDLIYAEESHEGNVLQALRERKDFQELKLIEANKNNPRGLPEFEFFRLEEDPNEQRNLAEQEPELVAEFKTAIKENSEKAKHAAVRKQPVDVEHNAQAAQRLRALGYVAE comes from the coding sequence TTGATTGCGCGCTTCTGGGGAGCATTCACTCCGGGAGGTTTCACAGGGCTTGGTGGCTGGCGCATCTATGACATCACCAAGCAAACCGGCAAAGCGGCGCGCGCCACCGCCACCATCGGCATTGAGATGATCTTGGGTCAGCTTGCCTTTGGCGCAGTGGTGATGGCTGCTTCGATTTATGGTATCTCTTTTCTTGGCTTCAAGGGCGTTCTCCTCATTAACGCCTTTTTTGTATGTTTAATGGCTGCAGGCCTTACGCTGCTGGCAAAACCTCAACTTTTTCGTTTTTTTGCCAAGCTGCTACCAGCTGCTTTGCGAGCGCGCATTGCGACCTTGGTTGATGCGGTCTGTGCTTATCACGGCAAGTTCAAGCTTTTGATGAATGCTTTTTTGTGGGGGATTGGCACGCACGCTTTTAACAACTTGGTATACGTAAGCGCCGCCCATGCACTTGGTGTCGAGCTTAGCGTGGGAGTTGTCTTTTTCGCTTCGTCTCTACAAATCTTTGCGACGCTGCTGCCCGCTTCGATCAATGGTATTGGTTTACGCGAAGCTGCTGCGGTAGCGCTGTACACACGTATGGGCATTGCTGCTTCGCAAGCGGTGCTGATCCCGATTGTTGGTTTTGCAGCAGAGATGTTGGTCTCTTCGGTGGGCGGTATCTTGTTTGCGATGCGTAAGCCTTCCTTCAAGGCAAGCATTCAAGTGGATGACCAAGACCGAGAAGAAGCGCTTCTTCCGCCAGAGGCAGTAGACGAGCAGTTGCCGCCGCCTGAACCTTTTAAAGAGCTTTGGCTTGGTTTAAGTGCTGGTTTTTGGGCTGGAATTACCGTGGGTTTGCTTGAGGCACTGGTTGTCACTCTCAGTGGCGCGGCCTTTTCGCCACGTCTTTTCGCTTATGGGGCTCTTGTCTATGGCGTGTTTGGCAGCGCAATGGGTGCTGGCGTCGGTGTGTGTATGGCTTACGTGGATCGTTTTCAAAAACGCGCCGCGGTTGCCCTGGAAAAGAGACACGCCTTTTTCTATGCATCGGTTGTCTCATTTCTGGTGTTTGCACTTGGCGCGTTTCGTGTGCGCCGGGATGTGTTCGAGGAGCAACTTGTTTGGAAAAGCCCAAAGGGCTTGCTCGCGGCGATGCTTTGCGCCCTGGCAGCCGTCGTGCTGTTTTATTTGCTTCGCTTCGTTTGGGCAGCGCTGCAGCGCGTTCTTGGCAAAGCCGTGCAAAGCCTGTGGGCAGTTCCGGCCATGGTGTTCATCTTTGCGCTCCTCATTGCGGCGCTTGAGCCTTCGATGCAGCGCTATGTTTCCCATAAAGAAAATCAGCAGACTGTTGAAGATGCCAGCCAAAAGAACGTGCTTTTCATTGTCGTCGACACCTTGCGTGCCGATCGTTTGCCCCTCTATGGCTACGGCAAAGTAAAAACCCCCCATCTCGACGCTCTGGCCAAAGATGCGGTGCTCTTCAAACATGCTTTTGTTAACGCCTCATGGACCAGACCAAGCTTTGCTTCGATTCTAAGTGGTCGTTTGCCCTCAAGCCACGGTGTGATGGCTAAAAGCGATGCACTGCCCGACGCGCTTACTACCTTGCCAGAGGGTTTTCAGTCGGCTGGCTGGAGCACTGCGGGTTTTGTGACCAACTACAACGTGGCCCCCTATTTCAACTTCCACCAAGGCTTTGACAACTACCAGTATCTCGAACCGGATTTCGTGCTCGGAGCGGATGATGCAGCGGCAAAACTATTGCTGGTGCAGTTTCTAAAACAAAAGATTGAACGTTTTCGAGCCATGCGCGGCACGGTTGAAACCGGAACGGCGTATCAAGACGCAGGTGTTGTGAACAAACACGCACTGCAGTGGCTGAAACAAAAGCCAGCGGCTCCGTGGTTCTTATTCCTTGCTTATATGGATCCTCATGACCCGTATTTCGAGCACCCTTACAATGGAAAAGGCTATGCCCGTGCGGCTCATCCCAAGCCGCAAAGCGACGAAGCTGATGCTCTAAGCCAGCTTTATAATGGTGAAATCGAGTACTGGGATGCACAATTTGGCAAACTTATTGCTGAGCTCAAACAACAAGGTCTTTACGACAAATTAACAATTGTGCTTACCGCTGATCACGGTGAAGAGTTTGCCGAGCACGGGGGCTTCTGGCATGGCACAACACTCTATGATGAACAGCTTCATGTGCCGCTGCTGGTCAAGCTTCCGAACAATGAAAAAGCAGGGCAGAGCATCGAGCATTGGGTGCAAAGCATCGACTTGATGCCAACGCTGCTTAGCCAGTTTGACATCGCGTTGCCCAAAGGTGTGCAGGGCGGCAATCTTTTTGAAGGCACCGATCTAATATACGCCGAAGAATCCCATGAGGGTAACGTTCTTCAAGCCTTGCGTGAGCGCAAAGATTTCCAAGAACTCAAGCTCATCGAAGCCAACAAGAACAACCCAAGAGGATTGCCCGAGTTTGAGTTTTTTCGTCTTGAAGAAGATCCAAACGAGCAACGCAACTTGGCTGAGCAAGAGCCCGAGCTTGTGGCTGAGTTTAAAACAGCGATCAAAGAAAACTCCGAGAAAGCCAAACATGCTGCTGTTCGTAAACAACCTGTTGATGTCGAACACAACGCCCAAGCTGCGCAGCGCCTACGCGCCCTCGGCTACGTCGCTGAGTAG
- a CDS encoding HAMP domain-containing protein — MIGVRGKLFLGSVVLVLTVTVVSNFYLQSELEASLVERIQTELKRQARALSARASSEALLYDAEKLSQVSQEVAHAAQARVSIIGLNGTLLADSELSQADLRQAENHSTRSEFRAALRRGFGVARRRSATIDSSMLYVAVPIDQGAQHLGVARIAAPLSQIKLALAQLRSKLILANILSIVAALFLAFVVSHFVSRSIRHFADSARNIANLGQGRVPIYSKDEIGHIARTVNRIIDRTEKSIQDLAEENRQLTATLERIEHGVVTLNSKQKIIFANNRAINLLQLSRPVRGQSLPQELFTKDPSQNSHLKGITLGPEVIMAGNGAGQGKWLAEHAKLETSDAQVLLLRQI, encoded by the coding sequence ATGATCGGAGTGCGGGGCAAGCTGTTTTTGGGCTCAGTGGTGTTGGTCCTAACAGTCACGGTGGTAAGCAATTTCTATTTGCAAAGCGAGCTCGAGGCATCGCTGGTCGAACGCATCCAGACCGAACTTAAGAGGCAAGCACGTGCACTAAGTGCGCGTGCCTCTTCCGAGGCGCTTCTGTATGACGCAGAAAAGCTCTCGCAAGTCAGTCAGGAAGTAGCTCACGCTGCCCAAGCACGGGTTTCAATTATTGGCCTTAACGGAACGCTGCTCGCTGACTCTGAACTGAGCCAAGCGGACTTGCGGCAGGCAGAAAACCACAGTACCCGAAGTGAATTTCGAGCAGCCCTTCGTCGTGGGTTTGGTGTCGCGCGCCGCCGGAGCGCGACAATTGACTCGTCCATGCTTTATGTCGCTGTCCCCATCGACCAAGGAGCGCAACACCTAGGTGTTGCGCGAATTGCTGCGCCGCTATCACAAATCAAACTTGCGTTAGCTCAGTTGCGTTCTAAATTAATTCTTGCGAACATCTTATCTATTGTAGCTGCGTTATTCCTTGCTTTTGTCGTGAGCCATTTTGTTTCCCGTTCGATTCGACACTTTGCCGATTCAGCGCGTAATATTGCCAATCTGGGGCAAGGTCGCGTGCCTATCTATTCCAAAGATGAAATCGGACACATTGCCAGAACGGTTAATCGCATTATTGACCGTACCGAAAAATCGATACAAGACCTGGCAGAGGAAAACCGCCAACTTACAGCAACGCTTGAGCGTATCGAACATGGGGTTGTCACGTTAAACTCGAAGCAAAAGATTATCTTTGCAAACAACCGAGCTATCAATTTGCTGCAACTGTCAAGGCCTGTACGGGGACAATCTCTGCCGCAAGAGCTATTTACCAAAGACCCTTCGCAAAACAGTCATCTCAAGGGCATAACCCTCGGTCCTGAAGTCATTATGGCAGGAAACGGCGCAGGCCAAGGGAAATGGTTGGCCGAGCACGCTAAGCTTGAAACATCCGATGCGCAGGTCTTGCTGTTACGGCAGATCTGA
- a CDS encoding PrsW family intramembrane metalloprotease, translated as MEKICCVCNKPLEDADARELGGRFFCEKHHQRAFNSLASRWGRMGLFEIAFLAILVAAVAWFWGTEPKALNWPATLSMALVPALIWMNYIYRLDRVEPEPLSLVMGVFLLGGLLSHGVGHVLIHNAFGVESWRYIPPFGPWISAVAVIGVVQQLCVYIAVRYTVYFTREFDEPLDGVVYATAAGLGIATISNIEFAVRAHGMVPYSAAVAMASHSLIHVAASTILGYGMARARFWQQHKQLWVGGTFLISALVNGGFKHLSMIAGIQGGDYKPWMTLAVSASVAALVLIAIDIITARLSVESFSGIRHDEGPHPKRSYDSFRAPRFVDPLLWVAVLVPLIAAASFRDYVAIPSKDISFLGGKVHFELPARWTVRQIPGGFHAEQSSLDQFGPSLTVTKIPLREQAASINFLRDELALVVRKQLNRIPVSAS; from the coding sequence GTGGAAAAAATTTGCTGCGTTTGCAATAAGCCACTCGAAGACGCCGACGCACGAGAACTCGGCGGCCGGTTTTTTTGTGAAAAACATCATCAACGAGCCTTCAATAGCCTGGCTTCACGCTGGGGCCGCATGGGTTTGTTTGAAATCGCTTTTTTGGCCATCTTGGTTGCTGCCGTTGCCTGGTTTTGGGGTACGGAACCGAAGGCCTTAAACTGGCCAGCTACATTGAGCATGGCCCTCGTTCCGGCTTTGATTTGGATGAACTACATCTACCGCCTTGATCGCGTGGAGCCAGAGCCACTGTCTCTCGTTATGGGTGTGTTTTTGTTAGGCGGGCTACTTTCCCACGGTGTCGGCCATGTACTCATTCACAACGCCTTTGGGGTTGAATCCTGGCGCTACATCCCTCCTTTTGGTCCTTGGATAAGCGCCGTGGCGGTCATCGGAGTGGTGCAGCAACTGTGCGTCTACATTGCAGTCCGATACACAGTCTATTTCACGCGCGAATTTGACGAACCTCTGGACGGGGTTGTTTACGCCACAGCGGCCGGTCTTGGGATCGCCACCATTTCAAACATCGAATTTGCCGTTCGTGCACACGGCATGGTGCCCTACAGCGCAGCAGTCGCCATGGCATCGCACTCGTTGATCCACGTCGCTGCATCAACCATTTTGGGTTACGGCATGGCTCGAGCGCGTTTTTGGCAGCAACACAAACAGTTGTGGGTTGGCGGCACTTTTTTGATTTCGGCTCTAGTCAACGGCGGATTCAAACACTTGTCCATGATCGCTGGCATCCAGGGCGGCGACTACAAACCATGGATGACATTGGCAGTCTCGGCCTCTGTGGCTGCTTTAGTGCTCATTGCTATCGATATCATAACAGCACGCCTAAGCGTGGAAAGTTTTTCAGGCATTCGCCACGACGAGGGTCCGCATCCAAAACGCAGCTACGACTCTTTTCGGGCGCCTCGCTTTGTCGATCCCTTACTTTGGGTTGCCGTGCTCGTTCCTCTTATTGCCGCGGCGAGCTTCCGTGATTATGTCGCTATTCCTTCAAAGGATATTAGTTTTCTGGGAGGGAAAGTGCATTTTGAACTGCCTGCACGGTGGACGGTTCGTCAGATCCCCGGTGGTTTTCATGCAGAGCAGAGTTCACTCGATCAGTTTGGACCCAGTCTAACTGTGACTAAGATTCCTCTTCGGGAACAGGCTGCCTCAATCAACTTTCTACGCGATGAACTTGCTCTAGTTGTCCGAAAACAATTGAATCGAATCCCAGTTTCCGCGTCATAA
- a CDS encoding trypsin-like peptidase domain-containing protein: MKTLQKSILCFLLLGSFLQNGTAQDSSARLTSRAFPSAAYIRATRGVPEGASAAMIDQRGYLITAFHSIGPINGATGVPGSFYSKSNRYEIEIYPPNGDVPSRWIARVVAGDIRTDLALLRIMAPLDGRSIQDWMVFPALNFGQTRAIGRGSRVWVAGFSNENRPPAIMEISITNVDRSQLGRLAWLSFDRKLPTTMAGSMVLNSFGEIVGIATGTLVNGGDKTNLDRARPVERIPSAWLEALRRGHITETTVEGIPRLPDAGEINELAEGDGPEQAQKHFFIAPQRRPSVVYTNPKLAMQLISPKGQVFRKGQGSVKIEENDPANSVVQVDVSKSKQNALAYSIRTDSSSARKNARVDGNLPWYSETFSKVPGKPVGNGATLTGRLVHAITGEPLRGAMVNVGKPGTNMERLLGEFLRGEIGRTQFEVHLLGQARTNRSGDFVVHNLPQGKSLPVAGYKPTFRPVYLKAHIAASAKKVNLGKVKVTYWEPIAY, translated from the coding sequence ATGAAAACGCTACAAAAAAGTATCCTTTGTTTTCTTCTGCTCGGCAGCTTCCTTCAAAACGGGACGGCTCAGGACTCGAGTGCTCGCCTCACATCAAGAGCCTTTCCTTCGGCCGCCTACATTCGAGCCACCCGTGGCGTACCAGAAGGCGCCTCGGCTGCCATGATTGATCAACGCGGCTATCTCATCACCGCTTTTCATTCGATTGGGCCTATTAATGGCGCCACAGGGGTGCCGGGATCCTTCTACAGCAAATCCAACCGCTACGAGATTGAAATTTATCCACCTAACGGCGATGTACCGAGCAGGTGGATAGCTCGCGTGGTCGCCGGAGACATTCGCACCGACCTTGCTCTACTGCGCATTATGGCACCGCTCGATGGTCGCTCGATCCAAGACTGGATGGTGTTTCCAGCCCTAAACTTTGGTCAAACGCGTGCGATTGGCCGAGGCTCTCGCGTCTGGGTTGCTGGATTTAGCAATGAGAATCGTCCACCCGCCATCATGGAGATTTCAATCACCAATGTCGATCGAAGCCAGTTGGGACGTCTTGCTTGGCTCAGTTTTGATCGAAAGCTACCGACGACGATGGCGGGTAGTATGGTTCTCAATTCATTTGGAGAAATCGTTGGCATTGCCACGGGAACACTCGTCAATGGCGGGGACAAAACCAATCTCGACCGTGCCCGCCCTGTTGAGCGCATTCCATCAGCTTGGCTAGAAGCCTTGCGTCGCGGCCATATCACAGAAACAACCGTCGAAGGGATTCCTCGCCTACCGGACGCTGGCGAGATCAATGAGCTAGCGGAGGGCGATGGGCCGGAGCAAGCCCAAAAGCACTTTTTCATTGCGCCGCAACGCCGGCCAAGTGTCGTCTACACCAATCCAAAACTGGCCATGCAACTGATCAGTCCAAAAGGACAAGTCTTCCGCAAAGGCCAGGGCTCGGTTAAAATTGAAGAAAACGATCCGGCTAATTCGGTTGTTCAAGTCGATGTATCCAAAAGCAAACAAAACGCTTTGGCTTATAGCATTCGAACGGACAGCAGCTCTGCAAGGAAAAACGCACGTGTTGACGGTAACTTACCGTGGTATTCTGAAACCTTCTCGAAAGTTCCTGGCAAGCCAGTCGGCAACGGAGCTACCCTCACCGGTCGGCTCGTTCACGCAATCACCGGCGAGCCGCTGCGTGGAGCCATGGTCAACGTGGGCAAACCAGGCACCAATATGGAACGGCTGTTGGGAGAATTCCTGCGTGGCGAAATTGGGCGCACTCAGTTTGAAGTACACTTGCTTGGGCAAGCACGAACGAATCGCTCCGGTGACTTTGTGGTTCACAACTTGCCTCAAGGTAAGAGTCTGCCCGTCGCGGGATATAAGCCAACCTTTCGACCCGTCTATTTAAAGGCACATATCGCAGCAAGTGCGAAAAAGGTTAATCTCGGCAAAGTCAAAGTGACCTACTGGGAGCCAATTGCGTACTAA